The genomic window TCCCTTCAGTTTCAACTTCAAGATCATGAGAGGGAATCTCCAAAGCCCGGCAACCCAGATGATGAGGACGACGAGGATGACGGCTTATTGCCAACTTTCTCACCAGAAGACCTTTCCGTTCTAAACAAGATTGTGACTGTCATGATCAATGTGGGCTATCATACAGAGTGTTGCATGGCCTTCACAAATTACAGACGAATTGCTTTCAAAACTGTGTTGCAAAAATTGGGATACACTTGCATAAGGATGGATGAGGTTTATAAAATGCAATGGGAGTTTTTGGAAGGAGAAATTGCCACATGGAACAGAGTGTTCCGGCATTGCACTTCCGTGCTCTTCAACGCTGAAAGAAAGCTATACAATTCAGTATTTTCAAATCAACCACATATTTCTAGAGCCATATTTAGTGTTATTGCCCAAGCTGTCATCGTCAACTTTCTTAATTTTGCACAAGCGGTTGTTTTAACCAAGCCATCGCCTGAAAAACTTTTCAAATTCCTTGATATGTATGAGACCTTAAGGGATGAAGTGGAGTCTGTCATCATACTCATTCATGATGACGGTTCAGAGCAGTGTGCCAAAGATTTGGGGTCCGAACTGGCTGCAGCAAAGCATGGGATCATAGAGGCTATTGTAGCAATGTTTTATGATTTGGAAAACTCCATTAAGGGTGACAATGAAAGGATTCCAATCCCCTATGGCGCGGTTCATCCATTAACTCGTTATGTAATGAATTATCTTAAATATGCATGTGAATACAAAGCGACTTTAGAGCAAGTGTTTTCCTCCCAATATTGTATGAATCATTATCTTTATATcgataataataacaataaggGTACATCCACTACCACCACAAAGattcaagaaaaaaatacatcatCAGAAGATCAAGAATTGGATGAGACGCCAAAGAAATCACCTTTTGTGGTTCAATTGATGACAATTATGGACCTTTTAGATGTAAATACAGAAAGAAAGTCCAAGCTATATAAGGATCCAGCTTTACGTTGTATTTTTCTAATGAACAATGGAAGATACATAGTACAAAAGATTAAAGGGTGTGATGATCTTCATGAGTCGATGGGCGACAATTGGTGTAGGAGGATGCAATCAAGTTTGAGGTTGCACCACAAGAGTTATCAGAGAGAGACTTGGAGCAAGGTGGTACAGTGCCTCAACCCAGATGGTTTGCAACAACAGGGGAACAAAGTGTCTAAGCAAATATTGAGAGAGAGGTTTAAGTGCTTTAATTCCATGTTTGAAGAGATCCACAAGACACAAAGTAGCTGGATCGTAAGCGATGAACAACTTCAATCAGAGTTAAGAGTTTCAATATGTTCTTTGGTCATACCTGCGTATCGCTCCTTTATGGGAAGATTCAAACATCATCTAGAATCAGGCAAACATGCTGACAAGTATATCAAGTATCATCCTGACGACCTTGAGACTTTGATTGAcgatttttttgttggaaatgcTATGTCCATGCCTCGAAGGAGAACAtgaatttcttttatttattatgacaAAAATTCATCACATTAATTTCTTATATAGAGATCGATGTATGTAGAAGATGGGATATACATATTGACACCATACATATGTAAATTAAAAGATCACTTACAATACTAAATCTCATCTGTTAGATTGTGGTAAGATCGTGTAGACTTTTGTAAATCCACGTCTCTTTTTTAGTTTAAGGGAACACAGATAATGTAGTTTAGCAGGCATAATAAGAAATTATATTACGTAACATCTCTAATGCTAAAATATCATCTTCCATGCATGCTGATATATGTTGATTAATCTATTCAGTATATAATTCAAAATCAGGTCAAGAACTAGAAAAGTCTTGGGTGTTCTACTTATCGAGGTTGCCAAATCAGTAATCAAAACACTGGCCCCTTAATCATTTTCCCATATGAGTTAATATTCGGCTAACCAAAGCTTCCTTCTTCCCAGAAACAGGAAGATTGTGTCCTGTGAGATAATATTTTAACTCCACCACTGTCAGATCCTTCAACTGCAAAACAAGATCAAATGATTTAGTATCaacaatttaaaaaagttaaaatacaaGTGGTGCTAGCTGGCAACTAAAAATTAGATGTTGCATGGGCCCCCACCCATTGGCTTAAAGTTTAAGCAAACCTGCTTGTCCCAAATCTAATCATACcaaaagcaaaataaatttCAAGGTTTACCTTTCCAGTTTCAGCAAGTTCACCCCAATCATAGTTCTCACACTCTTTCATAGCAAACTCAGCATGCGCCTTTCTTTTCTTGGCGGCTTCAGTTAGCTTTCCAGTTCCATGCTCACTTTCCTCATCATAATTCTCCCCGTATACAGAGGTCTTGAATTCTTCTATTGCCCTTACCACTCCTGGTCTGAAGGGGACATATAAGCAACATTATCATTTCATACTGATAGTCTTTTGAACAAATCTTTTATCTTTTCCAGTGAAGAAAGCAAGGGCCAAacaggaaataaaaaaaagaatactaCAACCAACACTGTCTCTAACGCACTTTTCAACGCACTTATAATGGACCtatttgaatttcaaccaataggAGAAAGTATCTTAGAAAGTATGTATTGTTAATACTCCTCATAAAATATTCATTACATTATGAAAACCTTGTGCTTACCTAGCCAAACCTTCCTCATCAGGTAATGTTTCATCTTTGATTTCTGGAATCTCATCTTCTTCCAGGGCTAATGCCTGCAATACTGCATAGTGTCTCTGCAAGGCTGAAAACTCTTGCGTTACCAACCCCAGAATCGTAACTTTTTCATttgttaaatgaaaataataagccaaataataaataaacacgTATGATCTACAAATATGAAGCATACTAGTTAATAATGATATACTGCTATAAGGGGGACCATATACCCATATAAGAAAGCAAGAGGAACATGAATCTGATGCGGCCGTATATATGTACGATCAAGATTAAAAGTGTCCATTATATAAAGTCAAAGTGACCGCACCCGAAATTCAcatgattttatattataatactGACTATTCATGATTTGGTTCAACAGTCAAGACTTACTCTTCACTCACGCTATATCTATTTAGCCATCCAAATTGGGTTCAAATGCAGTGGATGTGAGAGTGATTGattaatataaatcaaattatagtattttaataattaaggCTAATAAAGGATTAAGGTGAAGCTTACTAGAAGTATAAACACAATAACATTTAAGTAAGGAGAGTGGCTGagcaagaggaagaagaagctTACCAGGGTTGGTGAACTGGAAAACAGAAAAATCTTTCAAGTCCACACGCTTAATTAAATCAGCTGCCCTTTTTATCTGATCATCACTTGCTTTAGTCACCGCCCCACTAGTATCTGAATAACGCTGCAGAAATATTTCATGccttatttataatttcatttttaaaacatcAAACTTAGTTTCCTCTAGTTTGACTGACAATTGACGTTTAAAGACAAGTTCAACTATTGCAGTTCTCTACCTCTTCAATATGTCTGATGTCATCAGAATATGGAAGATAAATCATGTGCATTCCAGGCGGCTCAATCTGAACACCAGATTGGATAACCTCATCCTGCAATCACAGACATATGAGCTACAAATATGCAACAAACACAAGCAACAAAGCTTCAAATTGTCAGTTTGACTTAAAgctataattaattaattacaacaAGCTGACAAGTGGTGATGCTGCTACGACAGGATGTAGTGTGAAATGTACAGAAGAAAATTTGAGTGTAAGCAAATAAATAGACCTGTGGCAGGAAAATGAAAGTATACAAGAAAATGCAAGGAGGCAGTTATGTATTCAAGCAAACTAAAGCACCACATGCAAGCTCTTGAACTCAAGGATTTATATTTGTTGtacaatgcaaaaaaaaattgtagcgTGCAACATATTGTACCTGCGCAATAAGGGCAACCAATTGAGGTCGAGATGAACTACCACTAAATGCAACTGCAAAACTAAAGGAACACAATGGTATTACTTTGATTAGTAATAATTATTGCACGTGTTAGAAAAATCCTTATATTAAATAGAAAGAAAAGtgaagttagttagttagttacagtGAGTCATAAGATTTGTTAATGATCGGAGACTTGAGTGAATGAGATATACAAAGTAAGGGCAATCTGAAAGTGAGATTCAGACTCTTCTTTTACTTTCGTCGTCGCGTTGCAAATAGTGTTCAACATTTTAGGAGAGGCATCGACGAGGTAAACGACATACTCTTTACTGGAATCATTTTCTCCTCGAGAGAATTGAGCATCAGGATCATCATCTTCGTCGTCTCTCAAGATATCATATTCAGGAGGATCGTCTCGGTTTCAATATCATCCATTCTTCTTCTACTAAccctattttctttctttctttttctctaccCTGCGCGCCCAAACCAATACCCATTTCTAATTCTAATTTCTAATACTAATAATGGAAGCCTCACTTACCCACACCGCACTCTTCTCGGTTTCCACATACACGGACTTGCATtctttttaaattcaaaaaatgtttttcttttacaaatgtTTTTACATTCAAAAAACTTTGTGTGCATAGtataactataaaaaatacaaaaatattcacttcaatttctttttgcaaatcaaacgcaACCGGAGTATTATCATATTTATAAAAGTATTATCTTTTTTACTTATCATTTATTTTACTTATCATTGTAACTTaacttcaatttcttttttaattgtattttttcttattattaaataaaaatctaatttgatatttttaaatttagaaTTTAGAGAACACTCACACAAACCACTTGTGATATAGTGCAAGGATTATGTAgctaataaattattttatagaattttatgtagtttttttttctacttttgGATTAATAGATTCAATTATCTATTTTTAATAATCTGTTTCATCATAAATGCTATTTTTATGAGGGACCAAATAcaataatatgatatttttagataccaaaaatatatttaacctgATCTCAATATTATACCGTAAATGCAATACGCCACACTTGAAAAGCTATGAATGACCCCAAAACACatgcttgtcaaaaaaaaaaa from Trifolium pratense cultivar HEN17-A07 linkage group LG1, ARS_RC_1.1, whole genome shotgun sequence includes these protein-coding regions:
- the LOC123923563 gene encoding ATP-dependent DNA helicase 2 subunit KU70-like, which translates into the protein MHMIYLPYSDDIRHIEERYSDTSGAVTKASDDQIKRAADLIKRVDLKDFSVFQFTNPALQRHYAVLQALALEEDEIPEIKDETLPDEEGLARPGVVRAIEEFKTSVYGENYDEESEHGTGKLTEAAKKRKAHAEFAMKECENYDWGELAETGKLKDLTVVELKYYLTGHNLPVSGKKEALVSRILTHMGK
- the LOC123923552 gene encoding exocyst complex component EXO70B1-like yields the protein MDKLWSFSSRTNNAVDNVRQQWEEERDEQLDDDDLIPLSQVLEDVDCFLNNNNNNAATTTHNSSREEQVPNCVVVLHKLLESMMDKYNRSAGCNGSRRSKFGKNPKNDKSFLYMVDRIFKLSTTTTTTLNLDKTTSILERVMFILENDLCALLEDHISKNWRPTPPPPPRKSSSFGSLQFQLQDHERESPKPGNPDDEDDEDDGLLPTFSPEDLSVLNKIVTVMINVGYHTECCMAFTNYRRIAFKTVLQKLGYTCIRMDEVYKMQWEFLEGEIATWNRVFRHCTSVLFNAERKLYNSVFSNQPHISRAIFSVIAQAVIVNFLNFAQAVVLTKPSPEKLFKFLDMYETLRDEVESVIILIHDDGSEQCAKDLGSELAAAKHGIIEAIVAMFYDLENSIKGDNERIPIPYGAVHPLTRYVMNYLKYACEYKATLEQVFSSQYCMNHYLYIDNNNNKGTSTTTTKIQEKNTSSEDQELDETPKKSPFVVQLMTIMDLLDVNTERKSKLYKDPALRCIFLMNNGRYIVQKIKGCDDLHESMGDNWCRRMQSSLRLHHKSYQRETWSKVVQCLNPDGLQQQGNKVSKQILRERFKCFNSMFEEIHKTQSSWIVSDEQLQSELRVSICSLVIPAYRSFMGRFKHHLESGKHADKYIKYHPDDLETLIDDFFVGNAMSMPRRRT